The DNA region AAGGCTGCAAGCACGTAAACTTTCCGCTTCAATCTGCTGGGTGGGTTTAATTAACACAAAACAGGGCTAGCCATACAAAGTCTAATCTGAAAGCCGCAATTAGACTTTGTAACCTTGAGTTCGCTTAAAAAGCGCACCCTTTTTGGTTTGTTTTGGGTATTTACTATGACCGGTCGTCATCCTGTCCCGAAGCTTCGGGATCAGGATCTTTGTCGCATCAATGCGAAGCATGAAGGATGCTGAAATAAATTCAGCATGACGAAATGGCTAGGGTATGTGGTTAAAAGACTTTTTTACTGAATAATTATCCAACTCAGGTTTGTAGGCTTTAAAGAATTTAAATTTAATCGCACAGCGAAAAAAAATGCCAATATCAGACAAAACATTTAGTGATTTGAAGAAACTCGGTCTACTCGCCAGATTAAGGTATCTGTATATTTTATCGATTTTTGGCTTTATATTACTGTTAAATTCTTGTTCGCCACGCCCCAACATCCAGGGCAAGGGCGAAGTGTTTATGCAAGGCGTTTGGAACGAAGATGCTGTAGCCTTTAGCAATAAATTGAGTAATTACACTCAGCACCATTTCAGAATTACATGCGATTCCATCTACATTGATTTCGTAACCCATAGCAAGCTGAACCTTTACGAAGACTCTTGCTACAATAACGGAATTTGGAAAGAATATGCCAAAGGTGTATATGCCGTGCGTGGCGATACCCTTTCTATTGGCGCAACCTTTACCTGGGCCAACTACAAACAAAAAATATCTGGCTGTTACCGCATTGGCAGGTACGAAAAGAGTTTCCTGATCAAGAAAAAATCAGCTGATACTTTACTTTTAGAAAGCTTGAGCGATCAGCGACAAATGACCCTTTCGCTTAAAGAAAAAATTACCTGTGTACAAAAACCACTATAAAATGACACTTAAATTGATACAAAAAAGACTCCATATTGCTTTGATCATAGGTTTGCTGGCCTATGTACCCGTGCAGGCCAATGCCTGGGGAATGATTGGCCACCGCGTTGTTGGCGAAGTTGCCGATAGTTATTTAACTGCTAAGGCCCGCAAGGCCATTCAGGCTATTTTAGGTTCAGAGAGCCTCGCCATGTCCGCAAACTGGGGCGATTTTATCAAATCCGATTCAACCTACAATTACATGTACAACTGGCACTTTGTTAATTTACCCGGCGGATTAGATAAGCAAGGTGTTTACAATATTTTAGAAACCGAAAAGGCGCCAAACCTTTACAATAAGATTATCGATTTAACGGCTGTTTTGAAGAAAACAAGCAGCACCATGGCCGAGAAGAAACTAGCGCTGCGGATGCTCGTTCACATGGCAGGCGATTTATCCCAACCTATGCATGTGGCACACAAAGAGGACTTGGGCGGTAACCGGGTTTCGGTTTCATGGTTTAATGAGCGATCGAACCTGCACCGTGTTTGGGATGAGCAATTGATTGAATATCAACAGTTAAGCTACACCGAATTTGCGCGGGCGATCAATCATCCATCAGCTGTAGAACTGTACAACTGGAAAAACACCAGCCTTAAAGATTGCGTGTATGAATCGTACACCGTTTGTGCTAAAATTTACGACCAGACTAAGCCCGATTCAAAACTAAGTTATCGCTACAATTTCGATTGGGTTGATACCCTTAATCAGCAATTGTTAAAGGGAGGTGTAAGGTTGGCAAAAATGCTGAATGATATTTACGCGTAACACCTTATAACATTAGTTCGATTAGATTTTAGTAAAAAGGTTAATTAATCCCGAACAAAGCCATCACGTCATTCCCGCGCAGGCGGAATCCTAATGCAATTGATCCGTTTTTGTGCATTAGGATCCCCCAGTCAGGCTACCAATGACAGCTTCTATGAACGGTCGCCATTGCGAGGTACGAAGCAATCTCCCTGTGGCGGCCGTTTTAAGATTGCTTCAGCTCGCTCAAGCCCAGCTTCGCTACAAAGTAGCCCCTTTGGGGCAATGACCAAATGGCTAGCTTTGATTATGTCAAAACCTGTCCCAACTCCTTTGTTTTTATCAAAACTAGACTCTGAGGATGACGACCGATTGTGCTAAATTGCAAGTGCAACCAAAAAAGAGGAG from Pedobacter endophyticus includes:
- a CDS encoding fumarate hydratase, translated to MPISDKTFSDLKKLGLLARLRYLYILSIFGFILLLNSCSPRPNIQGKGEVFMQGVWNEDAVAFSNKLSNYTQHHFRITCDSIYIDFVTHSKLNLYEDSCYNNGIWKEYAKGVYAVRGDTLSIGATFTWANYKQKISGCYRIGRYEKSFLIKKKSADTLLLESLSDQRQMTLSLKEKITCVQKPL
- a CDS encoding S1/P1 nuclease, with the translated sequence MTLKLIQKRLHIALIIGLLAYVPVQANAWGMIGHRVVGEVADSYLTAKARKAIQAILGSESLAMSANWGDFIKSDSTYNYMYNWHFVNLPGGLDKQGVYNILETEKAPNLYNKIIDLTAVLKKTSSTMAEKKLALRMLVHMAGDLSQPMHVAHKEDLGGNRVSVSWFNERSNLHRVWDEQLIEYQQLSYTEFARAINHPSAVELYNWKNTSLKDCVYESYTVCAKIYDQTKPDSKLSYRYNFDWVDTLNQQLLKGGVRLAKMLNDIYA